AATGCGTAAACACCGACTGCTCCAGTCTCCAAGCCCAGATTCCCACCAAGATAGCattttctctccccctctcttttGTAAGTctcttgatttcattctttgaACCTGTGATTGGAGGTTAAAGTGCACCAGGTTGGAAGGAGGAAGCTCTTAACAATAAAGGTTTGAATATTTAGCTGTGATCAGGTCGCTGCCCTCTCACGAGCCTTCCccctctttatcttttaaaatgcaaatcatgTTTCGGGGGGTTGTGCGTTGAGTGCGCGCTGCGCCTCAACGTCTCCAGCCATTGGTGTCTGTGTCATTACTAATAGAGTCTTGTAAACACTCGTTAATCACGGAAGGCCGTCGGTCTGGGGCTCCGCAAGCCAGCCTGTGGCGGGTCTTCTCCGCCTGTGCAGCCTAgtgggaaggaggtgggaagaaagaaggaagagagggagggagggaggagacaggCCAGAGGGAGGGACCGCCTCGGAGGCAGAAGCGCCGAGAGGAGCCAGCGGAGCACCGCGGGCTGGGGCGCAGGCACCCGCCGCTCCTCACATCCCCTCGCCCCTTCCCCTTCGCGCCCCCCGGCAGCCTCCAGCTTCCGTCCCCAGGCAGCATGGTGAGGTCTGCTCCCGGGCTCTCGCCACCATGTACGTGAGCTACCTCCTGGACAAGGACGTGAGCATGTACCCTAGCTCCGTGCGCCACTCTGGCGGCCTCAACCTGGCGCCGCAGAACTTCGTCAGCCCCCCGCAGTACCCGGACTACGGCGGTTACCACGTGGCGGCCGCGGCTGCTGCGGCAGCGAACTTGGACAGCGCGCAGTCCCCTGGGCCGTCCTGGCCTGCCGCGTACGGCGCCCCGCTCCGGGAGGACTGGAATGGCTACGCGCCTGGGGGCGCCGCGGCCGCAGCCAACGCCGTGGCTCACGGCCTCAACGGGGGCTCCCCGGCCGCCGCAATGGGCTACAGCAGCCCCGCCGACTACCACCCGCACCACCATCCGCATCACCACCCGCACCACCCGGCCGCCGCGCCTTCCTGCGCTTCTGGGCTGCTGCAGACGCTCAACCCCGGCCCTCCCGGGCCCGCCGCCACCGCTGCCGCCGAGCAGCTGTCCCCCGGCGGCCAGCGGCGGAACCTGTGCGAGTGGATGCGGAAGCCGGCGCAGCCGTCCCTCGGCAGCCAAGGTAAGCGCAGGCGGCGCTCCGCGGGAGGGCGCTCCGGAAGGCGCGGGCCCAGCCCCTGGCTGCTTGGTGTCCGCGCGTCCAGTGCGCACAGGGGCGTCCGGGGCTGTCTGGGAGCCTGGCGCCTGGAGGGGCACGGCCGGAGGACAAATTCGGGGGCCTCTGGCCCCTCGGGGCTTCTCCGACCTATTGAGCCTGGGAGTGAATATTTTGAGTCTCACAACACCGTATTCAGCTTACGGTAGGGAAGAGGCGTCCTCTTTCCAGTAGCTCCTCATTCACAACGCCGGGACACTTTCGGGATCTCCGGGAATGTCAGCGTGAGCACGGCTGGACGCGGGCAGAATCGCGTCCTTCCCACTTGCCGCTGCACGCATTCCTTTCGTGGCTCCTGGCTGCTTGGGAGAAGCAGGCGCAAACCTTCTTGCGCTAGGCCTAGGCCATTTCTCTCCGCTCTCTCTTtccccatctgagcctcccaagaaGAAAAGTAGCCTGAAGGGTCGAGGGATGGCGAGACTGCGTGGGCTCAGGTTCGGCCATTCGGGCCAATTCAAGAGCTGCTGTCGCTGAGAAGAAGGTGCTGGGCCATCTGCTAAGGGGTGGGAGGCGCGCCCTGTCTCTGAACCTCTGACCTGCGAAGGGGTCATTCCAAGCAAAAGCTGGAAGGGTAGGGGAAAGAAGCCAAGGGGGAGGCTTCTAGCGTCTGCAAGAGAGTAGGGAGACGGGGAGGAAACCCTGGTCGGAATTAAGCCGCAGCTCCAGGTAGGGGTCATTTCTCCCAAAGCTTCCTTTCAAGGGTGTCAGGGATGTCTGTGAGTTTGTGTGCTTCTGAAAAAGATCCTAGGTTTGCTGAACTGTGGGGCGCTTTGACTCCGGATCTGCCCCTTCTGGTGTTCGGGTGTGCAGAGAGGTGGCAAGGAAGTGCTCTGGGAGAGTCCTAGTTGAGTGCCCCCTTCATTCCATGAAGTCTTTCCCCAGCATTCAGCGCTTCCGCTTTTCTTGCTTCGCTCCCTGCTGCCCCGGTTGGGTCAGCACGCTGGTTATGGGCACTTTGCAGAGTTTTATAGCCAACTACAGCTGTATAAATCAAAGCACCCTTTGGGGGCTGTCTCTGGGCATCTGCTTCTGCGTCACTGTACACATGCTAGGAAGAGTCCCTGGTTGAAATGCGACCGTCCGGGGGAAAGGCCACAGATCAGCCTCGGATGGACCTCCGAGCTTTGGCTTGGTACCTTCTCCAAAAGGAGGCGCCTTTCTCCTAGCAGGGCACTCCCAGACCCTGGCTCCCAAAGACCCACTTTCTGCAGCGCCTGTCTGGGGCGCGGTTGGCGGGGATCGCGTACAGTCTAAGGACGACTTTTGTGTGTCCCAGGAGAGTAGCCGCAGGGTGCGGGCCGGGAAGAGGGCGGGAGGGAAGCCGCCAGAGCCCAGGCCGCGGGGTCAGCAGATGAGAGGCCGCTGTGAAGTCCCGCGCCGAGGTGGGAAGGCCGCAGTCGGCGCCGGGTGCCCTTGTGATGTTAATGTGGGGTGGCCGCGGCCCGCGGGCCGGAGCCCGGCTCCTCCGCAGAGCCTCATCTGTCAAGGGGTGGGTGGAGGGAACGCGGCCCGGCCCGCTTTGATATACACCTTCCCAGCCCTGTCATTGTCTCTTTTAGAGCCCGGAAAGAGGGTGGTGACTTTCGCAGTCAATAATGAATTCTGACAAGTCCCTCTCATCCCTCCCCTCCACAGCCCCGCTCCTAGGTTCCCAGGGGGTGTGGGGCGCCTCCAAGGCCCTTGGGGCGCGGGCCGAAGAGCGCACAGGGTCTGGTCACCGAGTTCCCCTACCCCTCTCGGACACTGAAGGGGCAGCACCCAAGCAAGGGTCAATCCGAGGTACCCCCAGGCGAGTCTCCCGCCTGGGGTGTTCGGCTAACGGAACCGCTCTGCGCCCCAGTCCCGGAGGTGTCCTCTGTGGCTCCAGCCAGGCTCCGGTGGCAGCCCCGCAAGATACTGTCTGCGTGACTTGGTTTGATtatccatttcctcatctgtaaaaaggggcGAGTACCAATGGCAGCCTGGAGTGGATTTGAGGCGGTCACGCGTGTCCACGCGTCCACCGCGGAGAAAGCCGCGTTAGCTCCCTTTGCTTTCCTAGCAGGCGCGGGGTCGGGGCCGCAGCCCCATTCAAATGCGCCTGCAGGGCCGTGTTTATGTTAATGCGCCTGGCGGGGAGGGGGATGAAAGCCGGGGCCGCCATTTGCTCAGTAGTGGTAATTCAAACAGAATGTGGTTGTTATTAAGGCATTGAAAGGGCTTTTCTTTGATAAGATCGCCTTGTCCTGCATTGTTTGTGGCTGTGTTCCCCTTTCAGCGGCTCAGGAGAGCTCCCTCTGATCAGGCCTGTATCTTCCCAGGGCGCTTTTGTTGTGGTTTGCAAAGGGTTTTACCTGAACAAAGTCAGCCTGCAGGGCATTAAACACCTCCAGGCAACTCCCAGGCCCTTCAGATCTTTCTGTGGGACTGGGCACTGGGCCGTTGAACCTGTCCAGCTTCAAGAAGACCCCAAAGCCGGCCGAGCCAGAGAGAACAGCCCCTGGCCAGGGCTCTGCCAAGGGCTGAGCCAAGACAGACCTGGTGGAGACGCCAGGCTCAGGCCTGCTCCAACACCGTGGACACTATTTGTCAAGGCCCTTCAGTAAAACAATCAATCCAGGATTTAATATGTTGACTCAATCCAATGAGCATAGATCACTGGTCAGGATAGCTCTGGCCGGGTTTGCAGCCAGAATAAATGGaggatcagaaaagaaaaaccgcCAAATGTCAAACCTGGTTTGGGCAGGTATACAGTGTACCCAGCGGGAGGGATATTCTGCCTGTTGGCATAACTTCCCTCTGCCAGAACCCAGCTCAGGATTCCACCGGATGGGCCTGGTGTGTCTGGGGGATGATTGTGGTGACTTGTCAGCTCCTGTGCCCTGCTTTCCACTTGTATGTAGCAAAGGAAAGTAGTAACCCCCACACCGCCTCCACAACATGTGCCCACAGTGACAGTTGTTTTCCAGGTGCACTTATACCTCTGGTAGGCCTGGCAATCTGGATGTTCCCAGGACTCTGGCCACTCCACCCTGCCCCTTCCCCTTGTCATCGAATATATGCCAGTACTGTATCTGATTTACCGAAAGGGTGGTACATTCTGTTATCTTCTGTGTgaagtttttgcttttcttaatttttaaaaaccagttaaTACCAAGGTTAGTTTAGTTGCCTCCGGAGCCTCACACCCTCCCCCCTCTCCCGCCACAGGACCCTCTGGGGGGTCTTGTCAGACTTGGCAGGAACCAGCCAAACCTGGGCCCCCCAGGGTGGTGGAGGAAGAGAAATGTCCCTGGGTTAGGGAGGTTTGTCATTACCATGACTGATGGGCTGCCCTGCAGTTCTCAGCCCTCACATCTCCTTCCTCCACAGTGAAAACCAGGACGAAAGACAAATACCGAGTGGTGTACACGGACCACCAGCGGCTGGAGctggagaaggagtttcactaCAGTCGCTACATCACCATCCGGAGGAAAGCCGAGCTGGCTGCCACGCTGGGGCTCTCTGAGAGGCAGGTGGGGACCACCTAGCTCCCTCCGGGCAGGCTACTGCCTGGGAGAGGACCATGATAGTTAGAAAATCTGGCTTCAGGGGTCTTCTAGATCTGTGgaaagactgaagcaggagggtgCAAGCATTTGTCTTTggaggacttcttttttttttttttaaatagtgatggGTTCTTgccttgtggcccaggctggagtgcagtggtacaatcatagctcactgcagccccaacttcCTGAGctaaagggatcctcctgcctaccgcagcctcctgagtagctgggactataggctcaagCCACCATGACTTGCTAATGTTcgaattttttgcagagatagtcTCACCATCTtacccaagttggtctcaaactccaagtAATACTTCTgtcctggcctcctaaagtgctgggattaccggtgtgaaccaccaagcctggcctggagtactttttttttttttttttgagacggagttttgctgttgttacccaggctggagtgcaatggcacgatctcggctcaccgcaacctccgcctcctgggttcaagcaattctcctgcctcagcctcccgagtagctggaactacaggtgcgcaccaccatgcccagctaatttttgtatttttagtagagacggggtttcaccttgttgaccaggatggtctcgatctcttg
This window of the Saimiri boliviensis isolate mSaiBol1 chromosome 16, mSaiBol1.pri, whole genome shotgun sequence genome carries:
- the CDX2 gene encoding homeobox protein CDX-2, with translation MYVSYLLDKDVSMYPSSVRHSGGLNLAPQNFVSPPQYPDYGGYHVAAAAAAAANLDSAQSPGPSWPAAYGAPLREDWNGYAPGGAAAAANAVAHGLNGGSPAAAMGYSSPADYHPHHHPHHHPHHPAAAPSCASGLLQTLNPGPPGPAATAAAEQLSPGGQRRNLCEWMRKPAQPSLGSQVKTRTKDKYRVVYTDHQRLELEKEFHYSRYITIRRKAELAATLGLSERQVKIWFQNRRAKERKINKKKLQQQQQQPPPPPPPPQPPQPQPGPLRSVPESLSPVSSLQGSVPGSVPGVLGPTGGVLNPTVTQ